The Hemibagrus wyckioides isolate EC202008001 linkage group LG15, SWU_Hwy_1.0, whole genome shotgun sequence genome window below encodes:
- the atp6ap1a gene encoding ATPase H+ transporting accessory protein 1a, which produces MASVRMLADRSADRSAVMLVAVLLGVFTTGKCSEQVPLLMWTSNGFLLPPQSDLAAGHTVTGRELQSYLNTAFRSAPHNVLLFFQDKLSVDDFTKYAGVFGSKQGSAFPHLETSLQSSSSLLLPSVLSGASASLPTLLQDELNTAPLYMDPDTLAQLRLNASVPALLIFSLPYSSSGADMMSVKEVLSGNDEVIGQVLRIMGSQSVPYTAIYTALHPSRVLEEVFPEVRSVGARSLLQSRREGSPAPYAPVEFKERGSTCILLWAKNLTVSEYRSGKWERHNLNPKTFGEGVSPKLEGSSCNATHSRLVLSYENVLSYRSFKLIFVMVQRHYKVSARRWFTMDRVQLEYDGKTALFNASRGIYAPAEYSYRCHSVTSFRYPQLTPHSAKDNANDWRIAFDDFQIQGFNVTGKEFSYASDCAGFFTPGIWMGLVTSALMVLLLTYGLHMIMQLHTMDRFDDPKGHAISVPQTE; this is translated from the exons ATGGCGTCCGTGAGGATGCTCGCTGACCGCTCCGCTGACCGCTCCGCTGTGATGCTTGTGGCTGTCCTGCTCGGTGTTTTCACGACTGGAAAATGCTCAGAACAAGTTCCTCTGCTGATGTGGACCAGTAATGG ATTTTTATTGCCACCCCAGAGCGACCTGGCTGCAGGTCACACCGTAACTGGACGCGAGCTCCAGTCCTACCTGAACACAGCGTTCAGATCTGCACCTCACAACGTCCTGCTGTTCTTTCAGGACAAG ttgAGTGTTGATGACTTCACCAAGTATGCTGGTGTGTTCGGGAGCAAACAGGGCAGTGCCTTTCCTCATCTGGAG ACGTCTCTGCAGTCCTCCTCGTCTCTGCTCCTTCCATCAGTGTTGTCTGGGGCCAGTGCATCTCTCCCCACGCTGCTGCAGGACGAGCTGAACACGGCGCCACTCTACATGGACCCGGACACGCTGGCTCAGCTGCGACTCAATGCCTCTGTTCCGGCTCTGCTCATCTTCAGCCTTCCCTACAGCTCCTCTGG ggctGATATGATGTCTGTTAAAGAGGTACTCAGTGGTAATG ATGAAGTGATTGGTCAGGTGCTGAGAATTATGGGTAGTCAGTCTGTCCCTTACACAGCCATCTACACCGCTCTTCATCCCTCACGG GTGTTGGAGGAGGTGTTTCCGGAGGTGCGTTCTGTTGGAGCACGCTCTCTGCTGCAGTCCAGACGTGAGGGTTCTCCTGCCCCCTACGCCCCTGTGGAGTTTAAGGAGCGTGGTTCTACCTGCATCCTGCTGTGGGCCAAGAACCTGACCGTGAGTGAATATCGCTCGGGAAAGTGGGAGAGACACAACCTCAACCCTAAAACCTTTGGAGAGGGGGTTTCTCCTAAACTGGAGGGATCCTCCTGTAATGCCACACACTCCAG GCTGGTCCTCAGTTACGAAAATGTCTTAAGCTACCGCTCTTTTAAACTCAT CTTTGTAATGGTTCAGAGGCACTATAAGGTTTCAGCACGCCGCTGGTTCACCATGGATCGAGTTCAGCTAGAGTACGACGGGAAAACTGCTTTGTTTAACGCCAGCCGCGGTATCTACGCTCCGGCCGAGTACTCGTACCGCTGCCACTCTGTCACCAGCTTTCGCTACCCTCAGCTTACACCTCATTCAGCCAAGGACAATGCCAACGATTGGAGGATCGCCTTCGACGACTTTCAG ATCCAGGGCTTTAACGTGACCGGGAAGGAGTTCTCTTACGCCAGCGACTGCGCCGGGTTCTTCACCCCCGGGATCTGGATGGGGCTGGTGACCTCAGCTCTCATGGTTCTGCTCCTGACCTACGGCCTGCACATGATCATGCAGCTGCACACCATGGACCGCTTCGACGACCCCAAAGGCCACGCCATCTCCGTCCCACAGACTGAGTAA